A genomic stretch from Bacterioplanes sanyensis includes:
- a CDS encoding GNAT family N-acetyltransferase, translating to MIKELTDEFIEPVFTLMKANMEPYYIARNEPWNEEPIRKHFLDQHGIVLEQDGRLKGFSFYQLIGERLHIHTLHIPPELQNRNIGGRFLIWYRQKANILGLKYISCGVFASNQARDMYRRIGFEEVGEDNGVIQMSLPVTES from the coding sequence GTGATCAAAGAACTAACGGATGAATTTATAGAGCCCGTATTTACGTTAATGAAAGCCAATATGGAGCCCTACTACATCGCCCGAAATGAGCCCTGGAACGAAGAGCCGATTCGCAAGCACTTTCTCGATCAGCATGGCATTGTTCTAGAGCAAGATGGTCGTTTAAAGGGCTTTTCTTTCTATCAACTGATCGGTGAGCGCCTGCATATACATACGCTACACATTCCACCCGAGCTACAAAATAGAAATATTGGCGGTCGCTTCCTCATATGGTACCGCCAAAAAGCGAATATCCTTGGACTTAAATATATCAGCTGTGGCGTTTTCGCCAGCAACCAGGCGCGCGACATGTATCGTCGTATTGGCTTTGAGGAAGTTGGCGAAGACAATGGCGTCATCCAGATGTCATTGCCTGTGACGGAATCTTAA
- a CDS encoding HAD family hydrolase: protein MIKAVFFDLDNTLVDRSASIERFAAAFVGHYQSRLQHSKAKPIASLIKHIDNGGYLPAGSPYKKVYEAIGSELALQLDWIEPVSADELTAFWRGEFPKNTVEMEGAQRLLQQLHNDRYYLGIISNGAHDSRQATVNNTSFQPLIRELVSSGGFGCSKPDARIFLAAIAAAGLQPSQCMYVGDHPVNDIQGALAVGMQATWLQGYHPASESAAEVNTIKHLSELVGFL from the coding sequence ATGATTAAAGCCGTCTTTTTTGATTTGGATAATACGCTGGTTGATCGCAGCGCCAGTATCGAGCGTTTTGCAGCCGCCTTTGTTGGCCATTACCAGTCGCGATTACAACACAGCAAAGCCAAGCCGATTGCCAGCTTGATTAAACACATTGATAACGGCGGCTATTTGCCAGCCGGATCACCCTACAAAAAGGTGTACGAAGCCATTGGTAGCGAGCTGGCATTGCAACTCGACTGGATAGAGCCGGTGAGCGCGGATGAACTCACCGCTTTCTGGCGGGGCGAGTTTCCAAAAAATACCGTAGAAATGGAGGGCGCCCAGCGCTTGCTGCAACAATTGCATAACGATCGCTATTACCTCGGCATTATTTCAAATGGCGCCCATGACTCTAGGCAGGCAACTGTAAACAATACCTCGTTTCAGCCTCTGATTCGCGAGTTGGTGAGTTCGGGTGGCTTTGGCTGCTCCAAGCCTGATGCCCGCATCTTCTTAGCGGCCATTGCAGCGGCTGGTTTGCAGCCATCGCAGTGTATGTATGTGGGCGATCATCCCGTGAATGATATTCAAGGTGCGCTGGCAGTGGGAATGCAGGCCACCTGGCTGCAGGGTTACCATCCAGCGAGCGAGAGTGCAGCTGAGGTCAATACCATTAAACACCTTTCTGAGCTGGTCGGCTTTTTGTGA
- a CDS encoding TetR/AcrR family transcriptional regulator encodes MANKLSREQILKATQDYYLINGKMPSIRKLATELDSDPMAIYYYFSSKQALLEALCCELVGAIEAPTTGRWQARVQALCEQYLALLQRYPGLLHILLTLESDGPAQRFCQCLQTLLSAQYSSADIAILQDLIADYLHGVALAQEAQPEQWPAIQQSFTRVLPWLLKQPQR; translated from the coding sequence ATGGCAAACAAGCTCAGCCGCGAGCAAATTCTTAAGGCAACGCAGGATTACTATCTGATCAACGGGAAAATGCCTAGCATTCGCAAGCTGGCGACCGAACTGGACAGTGACCCAATGGCGATTTATTACTACTTTTCCAGCAAACAGGCGCTGCTAGAAGCGCTGTGCTGCGAGTTGGTGGGAGCGATTGAGGCGCCCACAACAGGCCGCTGGCAGGCACGCGTGCAAGCATTGTGCGAGCAGTATCTAGCCCTGCTACAGCGCTATCCTGGCCTGTTGCATATATTGCTAACCCTTGAGTCGGATGGCCCGGCACAACGTTTCTGCCAGTGTTTGCAGACGCTGTTAAGCGCACAGTACTCCAGCGCTGACATCGCCATATTACAAGATCTGATTGCCGATTATCTGCACGGCGTGGCACTGGCACAGGAAGCACAGCCAGAGCAGTGGCCGGCCATTCAGCAGTCGTTTACACGCGTGTTGCCCTGGTTGTTAAAACAGCCGCAGCGCTGA
- a CDS encoding TetR/AcrR family transcriptional regulator produces MNTRQRILDASLALFNQHGERAVSTNHIASHLAMSPGNLYYHFNNKQQIIFELVNRYQTRVLEVLQVPGDRPLTVTDKIMYLQGILAGLWEYRFIHRDMEHLLAADDELKQQYQSFFRHCLQQVVQIYRGLRAAGIIAIDDDSIDSLALNTWIVVTSWVSFLRTSLLADEHQSLDMQQLQGGVYQVFALERPYLTEAFRDEVVELQHNFAPRPQWLDHLS; encoded by the coding sequence ATGAACACGCGACAACGCATACTCGACGCCAGCCTGGCGTTGTTCAATCAGCACGGCGAGCGCGCCGTGAGTACCAATCACATTGCCTCGCACTTGGCGATGTCACCGGGCAACCTCTATTACCATTTCAACAATAAGCAGCAGATCATTTTTGAGCTGGTGAATCGGTACCAAACGCGGGTGCTGGAGGTGTTGCAGGTACCGGGCGATCGGCCGCTGACGGTGACCGATAAAATCATGTATCTGCAAGGCATTTTGGCCGGGCTGTGGGAGTACCGCTTTATTCATCGCGATATGGAACATTTGTTGGCCGCCGATGACGAATTAAAACAGCAATACCAGAGTTTCTTCCGCCATTGTTTGCAGCAGGTGGTGCAGATCTACCGTGGATTGCGCGCGGCGGGCATCATTGCCATCGACGACGACAGCATTGACAGCCTGGCGCTGAACACCTGGATTGTGGTGACCTCTTGGGTGTCTTTTTTGCGTACCAGCTTGCTGGCGGACGAGCATCAATCATTGGATATGCAGCAGCTGCAGGGCGGCGTGTATCAGGTGTTTGCTCTGGAGCGACCGTATTTAACCGAGGCCTTTCGTGATGAAGTGGTGGAGTTGCAGCACAATTTTGCACCGCGTCCGCAGTGGCTGGATCATTTGTCTTAG
- a CDS encoding GNAT family N-acetyltransferase, translating into MKQLLAKDQDGHIVGHIDLRHHGDAYKSHRLLLGMGVDKSMRQQGLGMRLLQHAIEFCRQQDGIDWLDLNVLSANTPARNLYLKAGFEIIGEMSDCYRIDGEQVAETSMTLSTSG; encoded by the coding sequence GTGAAACAGCTTCTAGCCAAAGACCAAGACGGCCACATAGTTGGCCATATCGACCTGCGACACCATGGCGATGCTTATAAGTCTCACCGGTTACTGCTGGGTATGGGAGTCGATAAAAGCATGCGCCAGCAAGGCTTGGGGATGCGCTTACTACAGCATGCTATTGAATTCTGTCGGCAACAGGATGGCATAGATTGGCTTGATTTAAATGTGCTGTCGGCTAATACACCCGCGAGGAATCTGTATCTCAAAGCCGGATTTGAGATAATCGGCGAGATGAGCGACTGTTATCGCATCGATGGCGAACAAGTCGCGGAGACCAGCATGACACTGAGCACATCTGGTTAA
- a CDS encoding DUF3080 family protein produces MHRVRSGWIICLSLLLAACSRGPESVLHDYAERVARVVEQPLAEPASVALPTLALRELELPLAKADVGLLEFLRLNVCELGMAVGKKNSTLGKVAPPSQRMHMERDFLLLAPDCVAQLQDSRPELSNKLQQALQLKQSQRLQQWWNAWLTAKEWQQFISSAAAPLEMTGDEPAHLSRSLQALDYAIAQGQRWQQQDYVYNSSDMEFHQQQLLLGETLGKWLHAQALQTDVLNRVAQVLEQRYAEKPLCMTGQQTDKAKILFTVFQKFYLAQVQPYMSRSDQLGQQLLADLTALQSTLQQQNITVPKAYQQWLAQLQQRQQGFTRASQRHVYAWRTTLTECGFIPGQ; encoded by the coding sequence TTGCACCGCGTCCGCAGTGGCTGGATCATTTGTCTTAGCCTACTGCTAGCAGCCTGCAGCCGCGGTCCTGAGAGCGTACTGCACGATTACGCCGAGCGTGTAGCGCGGGTGGTCGAGCAACCGCTTGCAGAGCCCGCCTCAGTGGCGTTGCCGACCTTGGCGCTGCGTGAGCTGGAGCTGCCATTGGCCAAGGCGGACGTCGGTTTATTGGAGTTTTTACGCCTCAATGTGTGCGAATTGGGCATGGCGGTGGGCAAGAAAAACTCCACCCTGGGCAAGGTGGCGCCGCCCAGTCAGCGCATGCACATGGAGCGCGATTTTTTGCTGTTAGCACCAGATTGTGTGGCGCAATTGCAGGACAGCCGGCCCGAGCTGAGCAATAAGCTGCAGCAAGCGTTGCAGCTCAAACAGAGCCAGCGCCTACAGCAATGGTGGAATGCTTGGTTAACCGCAAAAGAGTGGCAGCAATTTATCAGCTCAGCGGCCGCGCCTTTAGAAATGACTGGCGATGAACCTGCGCACCTGTCGCGCTCGTTGCAAGCACTGGACTATGCCATTGCTCAAGGGCAGCGTTGGCAGCAGCAAGACTACGTCTACAACAGCAGTGATATGGAGTTTCACCAGCAACAATTATTGCTGGGGGAAACCTTGGGCAAATGGCTGCATGCGCAGGCGCTGCAAACCGATGTGCTGAATCGTGTGGCGCAGGTATTGGAACAACGCTACGCAGAAAAGCCCCTGTGCATGACTGGCCAGCAAACGGATAAAGCAAAAATACTGTTTACCGTATTCCAGAAGTTTTATTTGGCGCAGGTGCAACCTTACATGAGCCGCAGCGATCAATTGGGCCAGCAATTGCTGGCGGATTTAACGGCGCTGCAGTCGACCTTGCAGCAGCAGAATATAACTGTACCGAAGGCTTACCAGCAGTGGTTGGCGCAACTACAGCAGCGGCAACAAGGCTTTACCCGCGCCAGCCAGCGCCATGTTTACGCCTGGCGCACCACACTGACCGAGTGCGGTTTTATTCCCGGCCAGTGA
- a CDS encoding GNAT family N-acetyltransferase, translated as MSNIKELNIQQIMQLYNQYERRVIDDSNGRVETSPSIARVVSNQAYGSYIAYFDFAADQTDSQIQQQVDYFSNLGIGFEWKTYATDQPKNIESSLLAHGFVQEEQEAFMVLDIDAVESQPAHSAGLQRIKDEQGIRDAIQVQQQVWKQDFDWHYRQLCEQLNKAPESISIYVMYDSGQPVSSAWITFKENSPFAGIWGGSTVPSHRCRGHYSALLQQRIHEAKSRGKRYLTIDASDMSQPIVAKSGFQLITHTRGYSFNPS; from the coding sequence TTGAGCAATATCAAAGAGCTGAATATTCAGCAGATCATGCAACTCTACAACCAATATGAACGCCGGGTAATCGATGATAGCAATGGCAGAGTCGAGACCTCTCCTAGCATCGCTCGAGTGGTTTCCAATCAAGCCTACGGCAGCTACATCGCATATTTCGACTTTGCCGCCGATCAAACCGACAGTCAAATACAGCAGCAGGTCGACTATTTCTCCAACTTAGGCATTGGCTTTGAGTGGAAAACCTATGCCACAGATCAGCCCAAAAACATTGAATCGTCTCTGTTAGCACACGGCTTCGTGCAGGAAGAACAAGAAGCTTTTATGGTACTGGATATCGATGCCGTAGAAAGCCAGCCAGCGCACTCTGCAGGGCTGCAGCGTATAAAAGATGAACAAGGCATTCGCGATGCCATTCAGGTACAGCAACAGGTATGGAAGCAAGACTTCGACTGGCACTACCGCCAACTCTGCGAGCAATTAAATAAGGCACCAGAGTCGATTTCTATTTACGTGATGTACGACTCCGGTCAACCCGTATCTTCTGCCTGGATAACCTTTAAAGAAAACAGCCCGTTTGCCGGTATCTGGGGTGGCAGTACTGTGCCAAGCCATCGCTGTCGAGGACACTACTCAGCCTTACTGCAGCAGCGTATTCATGAGGCCAAAAGCCGGGGCAAGCGCTACTTAACCATCGATGCTTCTGATATGAGCCAGCCTATTGTGGCAAAATCTGGTTTTCAGTTGATAACACACACTCGTGGCTATAGCTTCAACCCCAGCTAA
- a CDS encoding dihydrofolate reductase family protein, whose protein sequence is MQCSVFIATSVDGFIAKADGEIDWLSLAHLEGEDYGYQVFADSTDVLVMGRNSFEKVMSFPQWPYGDKPVVVVSRGLRELPADAPPSVELSREQPQALAAGLQQRGFQRVYLDGGQLIQSFLAAGLIDDMVLTTLPITLGSGIPLFAAATLPDQVSHEQRWQLLSHQIYSNGVLQRCYKKA, encoded by the coding sequence ATGCAGTGCTCGGTGTTTATTGCCACCAGTGTGGATGGGTTTATTGCCAAGGCCGATGGCGAGATCGACTGGTTATCGCTCGCTCACTTGGAGGGCGAAGACTACGGCTATCAGGTGTTTGCTGACAGCACCGACGTGTTGGTGATGGGGCGCAACAGCTTTGAAAAAGTCATGAGCTTTCCGCAGTGGCCCTATGGTGACAAGCCGGTTGTGGTGGTGAGCCGTGGTTTACGCGAACTGCCGGCGGATGCACCGCCATCGGTTGAGCTCAGTCGTGAACAGCCGCAAGCGCTGGCGGCAGGGTTACAGCAGCGCGGGTTTCAGCGCGTCTACTTGGATGGCGGTCAGTTGATACAGAGCTTTCTTGCTGCAGGCCTGATTGACGACATGGTGCTCACGACTTTGCCCATCACGCTGGGCAGTGGCATTCCACTGTTTGCTGCAGCAACGCTGCCAGATCAGGTCAGTCATGAGCAACGCTGGCAATTGCTGAGTCATCAGATATACAGCAATGGGGTTTTGCAGAGGTGTTATAAAAAGGCGTAG
- a CDS encoding methanobactin export MATE transporter MbnM codes for MKTALTALLAMLCLTACQPESNFNIEQQQQLDGSQALQLSVEGGFVLPPIPDDNPLTDAKAELGRHLFYDVRLSGNGQQSCESCHQQSLAFTDGKALPQGSEGHTLVLNSQSLTNVAYNASYTWWNPILVEMEDQLFIPLTGDDPVELGIDDGNREQVLQRFRDDEQYQSLFAAAFPQQAEPVTLVNVVKALASFVRTLISDRSAFDRGELSDSALRGRELFFSEKMECFHCHNGFNFSSSTVTVNTRFPERVFFNNGLYNLNNNGSYPSAMPGKFKVTNDWADMGAFRPPTLRNIELTAPYMHDGSIATLEQVIEFYAAGGRHIESGANAGDGRINPYKSDFVSGFEATEQEKQDLINFLHSLTDYEFIRDPRFANPFAEQPDA; via the coding sequence ATGAAAACTGCGTTAACTGCTTTATTGGCCATGCTGTGTTTAACCGCATGCCAGCCTGAGTCAAATTTCAACATCGAACAACAGCAACAGCTTGACGGTAGCCAGGCCTTACAATTAAGCGTAGAGGGTGGCTTCGTCCTCCCTCCTATTCCAGATGACAATCCACTGACCGACGCCAAAGCCGAGCTTGGCCGGCATTTATTCTACGATGTTCGTCTGTCGGGAAATGGCCAGCAAAGCTGTGAAAGTTGCCACCAACAGTCCTTAGCTTTTACCGATGGTAAAGCGCTGCCGCAAGGTTCGGAAGGGCACACCTTGGTGCTCAATTCGCAAAGTCTGACCAATGTTGCCTATAACGCCAGTTATACTTGGTGGAATCCGATTTTAGTGGAAATGGAAGATCAGTTATTTATTCCACTGACGGGTGATGATCCGGTGGAGTTGGGCATCGACGATGGCAACCGCGAGCAAGTCTTGCAGCGCTTTCGTGACGACGAGCAGTATCAATCCTTATTTGCCGCGGCATTCCCACAACAAGCAGAGCCTGTCACCTTGGTGAACGTGGTGAAAGCGTTGGCATCCTTTGTTCGTACCTTAATTTCGGATCGCTCGGCATTTGATCGTGGCGAACTGTCCGACTCAGCACTGCGCGGGCGTGAGTTATTTTTCTCCGAAAAAATGGAGTGTTTTCACTGTCACAATGGCTTTAACTTTTCCAGCTCCACCGTCACGGTAAATACACGCTTTCCGGAGCGGGTATTTTTTAACAATGGCCTATACAACCTGAATAATAACGGCAGTTATCCATCCGCTATGCCAGGCAAGTTTAAGGTCACCAATGACTGGGCCGATATGGGCGCCTTTCGGCCGCCTACGCTGCGCAATATCGAGCTGACGGCGCCATACATGCATGACGGTTCTATCGCCACCCTAGAGCAAGTCATCGAGTTTTATGCCGCCGGTGGGCGCCATATCGAGTCTGGTGCCAACGCGGGGGATGGCCGCATAAACCCCTATAAGAGCGACTTTGTCAGCGGCTTTGAGGCCACCGAGCAAGAAAAACAAGATTTAATTAATTTCCTACATAGCCTGACGGATTACGAGTTTATTCGCGATCCGCGTTTTGCCAATCCTTTTGCCGAGCAACCCGATGCGTAG
- a CDS encoding DUF6268 family outer membrane beta-barrel protein produces the protein MKHTHLVSLLMAVSLTAQAEPATQVPSLPVGELSATYFEPAAVQDINADAEVTQVDTRLKFPIGTLGSIDQGLWVFQFNLFEREFRTTVTDEASGKQRLYDVSVPISYVRKLSDSSRYTVNVSPGVKSSLEYVGNDDWAANGVVQYSHSNDGFGYNLGIVYTHAFGEGRFVPLANAQWDIGQQFQAILGFPFSRVSYAPSKAQHYYLKLTPNGGNWHVYGDDKNNTFDYTQQGYRLGIGGEWRVVGPVWLNVEAGQQFAQELEFDNEQGLRETLELEDSSYLHLSARLRFR, from the coding sequence ATGAAGCACACTCACCTTGTTAGCTTGTTAATGGCTGTTTCTCTCACCGCTCAGGCAGAGCCTGCGACTCAAGTACCGTCTTTACCAGTGGGCGAACTGTCGGCCACCTACTTTGAACCCGCCGCCGTGCAAGACATCAACGCCGATGCCGAGGTCACGCAAGTGGATACCCGTTTAAAGTTTCCCATCGGCACGCTCGGCAGTATCGATCAAGGCCTATGGGTATTTCAATTTAATCTGTTCGAGCGCGAATTTCGCACCACAGTGACCGACGAGGCCAGTGGAAAACAACGCTTATACGATGTATCTGTACCCATCAGTTACGTGCGCAAACTCAGCGACAGCAGTCGCTATACGGTGAATGTGTCGCCCGGTGTAAAATCATCATTGGAATACGTCGGCAACGACGATTGGGCAGCCAACGGCGTGGTGCAGTACAGCCACAGCAATGACGGCTTTGGTTACAACCTCGGTATTGTCTATACCCATGCCTTTGGAGAAGGGCGCTTTGTCCCATTGGCCAATGCTCAGTGGGACATTGGCCAACAATTTCAGGCGATTTTAGGTTTTCCGTTCAGCCGCGTCAGTTACGCCCCCAGCAAAGCACAGCATTATTATCTAAAGCTGACCCCCAATGGTGGCAACTGGCACGTCTACGGCGACGACAAAAACAACACCTTTGATTACACCCAACAAGGCTACCGCTTGGGTATTGGCGGCGAGTGGCGTGTGGTGGGCCCGGTTTGGTTGAATGTCGAAGCTGGGCAGCAATTTGCTCAAGAGCTGGAGTTCGACAACGAGCAAGGTTTGCGTGAAACGCTGGAGCTGGAAGACAGCTCGTATTTGCACCTCAGCGCGCGATTGCGGTTTCGCTAA
- a CDS encoding transposase, with protein MKRSTSELTDQQWAHIEPCLPSLPRGKGGPKPISNRACFEGILWVLRSGARWRDLPERYPSPSTCWRRLQYWEEQGAWVKAWRKLLRVLDQQSRLNWEESFSDGSFAPAKKGASVLEKPSVVRGRSG; from the coding sequence ATGAAACGTTCAACCTCAGAACTGACCGACCAACAGTGGGCACACATTGAGCCTTGTTTACCCAGCCTGCCTCGTGGCAAAGGGGGTCCCAAACCTATCAGCAATCGAGCCTGTTTCGAGGGCATTTTATGGGTCTTACGTTCAGGTGCGCGCTGGCGTGATCTACCCGAGCGCTATCCTTCACCGAGTACCTGCTGGCGCCGCCTTCAGTACTGGGAAGAGCAAGGTGCATGGGTCAAAGCCTGGCGTAAGCTTCTTCGCGTTCTGGATCAACAGTCGCGGTTAAATTGGGAAGAATCGTTTTCTGATGGTAGTTTTGCACCCGCAAAAAAAGGGGCCTCGGTGTTGGAAAAACCAAGCGTGGTAAGGGGTCGAAGTGGATGA
- a CDS encoding transposase, with protein MKRSTSELTDQQWAHIEPCLPSLPRGKGGPKPISNRACFEGILWVLRSGARWRDLPERYPSPSTCWRRLQYWEEQGAWVKAWRKLLRVLDQQSRLNWEESFSDGSFAPAKKGASVLEKPSVVRGRSG; from the coding sequence ATGAAACGTTCAACCTCAGAACTGACCGACCAACAGTGGGCACACATTGAGCCTTGTTTACCCAGCCTGCCTCGTGGCAAAGGGGGTCCCAAACCTATCAGCAATCGAGCCTGTTTCGAGGGCATTTTATGGGTCTTACGTTCAGGTGCGCGCTGGCGTGATCTACCCGAGCGCTATCCTTCACCGAGTACCTGCTGGCGCCGCCTTCAGTACTGGGAAGAGCAAGGTGCATGGGTCAAAGCCTGGCGTAAGCTTCTTCGCGTTCTGGATCAACAGTCGCGCTTAAATTGGGAAGAATCGTTTTCTGATGGTAGTTTTGCACCCGCAAAAAAAGGGGCCTCGGTGTTGGAAAAACCAAGCGTGGTAAGGGGTCGAAGTGGATGA
- a CDS encoding MbnP family copper-binding protein, which produces MIKPGLTVMAAVCLAACGSDSDSDDNKSVVINFGAGLGTEVMACGPRTTPVGSQQTQPEVKDFRLYISDVQVAGSDGQFRSVELEQNDWQHKNVALLDFEDGSASCSGGNAAMNKQLTGNVKDFSGDVAQVRFTIGVPESLNHLDRTTAASPLNIDGMTWSWAGGYKHARLDVNGWNIHLGTTGCTLDDNNQNLDCSNDRPNRPTYTLSGIDLDDDKIYFDYAALVNSADISSNMADTPLGCMSFASDSDCAPVFTAMGLDLTSGECAAAGCDSQTWVSITPLDQ; this is translated from the coding sequence ATGATTAAACCGGGACTAACTGTGATGGCGGCCGTGTGCCTAGCGGCCTGTGGTAGTGACAGCGATAGCGATGACAATAAATCCGTGGTGATTAACTTCGGCGCCGGCTTGGGCACTGAAGTGATGGCGTGCGGGCCACGCACGACACCAGTCGGCAGCCAGCAAACCCAGCCAGAGGTAAAAGACTTTCGTCTGTATATTTCTGATGTGCAGGTGGCGGGCAGCGATGGCCAATTCCGCTCGGTTGAGTTGGAGCAGAATGATTGGCAGCACAAAAATGTCGCTTTACTGGATTTTGAAGACGGTTCTGCCAGTTGTAGTGGTGGTAACGCAGCGATGAATAAGCAACTGACAGGCAACGTGAAAGACTTCAGCGGTGATGTTGCACAGGTGCGCTTTACCATTGGCGTGCCTGAGTCACTGAACCACTTGGATCGCACCACCGCCGCATCGCCGTTAAATATCGATGGCATGACTTGGAGCTGGGCCGGTGGATACAAGCACGCGCGCTTGGATGTGAACGGTTGGAATATTCACCTGGGCACTACCGGATGTACATTGGATGACAACAATCAAAACCTTGATTGCTCGAACGATCGCCCGAATCGTCCCACCTATACGCTGAGTGGCATCGATTTGGATGACGATAAAATCTACTTCGACTACGCCGCCTTAGTGAACAGTGCGGATATCAGCAGCAACATGGCAGACACGCCGTTAGGCTGTATGTCGTTCGCCAGCGACAGTGATTGTGCGCCGGTTTTCACCGCCATGGGTTTGGATTTAACCAGCGGCGAATGTGCGGCAGCGGGTTGCGACAGCCAAACCTGGGTATCCATTACTCCGTTGGATCAATAA
- a CDS encoding transposase produces the protein MKRLIYDKAADSDPLRMALKKRGVDLICPHRRNRRKAPLQDGRKLRRYDRRWKVERTFAWLGNYRRLVVRWERKLSMYRAFFHAACMMIVLKKL, from the coding sequence GTGAAGCGTTTGATTTACGATAAAGCGGCAGACTCTGATCCTCTGCGAATGGCGTTAAAGAAACGGGGCGTTGATCTCATTTGTCCACATCGTCGAAACAGGAGAAAAGCGCCGCTGCAAGATGGTAGAAAGCTGAGAAGGTACGACCGTCGCTGGAAAGTAGAGCGCACTTTTGCTTGGCTTGGAAATTATCGGCGATTAGTGGTTCGATGGGAAAGAAAGCTCTCAATGTATCGAGCCTTCTTTCACGCCGCCTGCATGATGATCGTGCTAAAGAAGTTGTGA
- a CDS encoding S1/P1 nuclease yields MKLSIFSNRSAALAVRRHAQHRHSMAAKHNLRYKRMLGALLLAVFSSSGWAFSGYGHGLICNTAQQALPATLAQRLDDIARAGGQKDFAQLCTWPDTIRRQREFDHTKTWHYINVSRSATQVVAQDCGGKGCVTEALQQQWAKLQQLPNNWQALAFVGHFVGDIHQPMHVSYRDDRGGNRLRLNFAGERSNLHQYWDGRLLQRQPQRLKPVMLSPTPVPISKKLPVYQWATESLQITRMIYRQPHKSIDAGSDLHQQHIALWNQQASLAAQRLAELLNALYRGQHD; encoded by the coding sequence ATGAAGTTGTCCATTTTCAGTAATCGTTCTGCAGCTTTGGCTGTGCGCCGCCATGCTCAGCATCGACACAGTATGGCAGCAAAACATAACCTACGGTACAAGCGTATGCTGGGCGCGCTGTTACTGGCTGTGTTCAGCAGCTCAGGTTGGGCATTTAGCGGTTATGGCCACGGGTTAATTTGCAATACTGCGCAGCAGGCTCTGCCAGCAACGCTGGCACAGCGGTTAGACGACATTGCCCGTGCTGGCGGACAAAAAGATTTTGCTCAGCTGTGTACCTGGCCGGACACCATTCGTCGCCAGCGCGAGTTTGATCACACCAAAACCTGGCATTACATCAACGTCAGCCGCTCGGCAACGCAGGTCGTCGCCCAGGATTGTGGTGGTAAAGGCTGCGTGACCGAAGCCTTGCAACAACAATGGGCCAAGCTGCAGCAGCTGCCGAATAATTGGCAAGCGCTGGCATTTGTGGGTCATTTTGTGGGCGATATTCATCAACCGATGCACGTCAGTTACCGCGATGATCGCGGTGGTAACCGTCTGCGTTTGAATTTTGCTGGTGAGCGTAGCAATCTGCATCAGTATTGGGATGGCCGTTTGCTGCAGCGCCAACCACAACGACTGAAGCCAGTGATGCTGTCGCCCACACCTGTGCCGATCAGCAAAAAGCTACCTGTGTATCAGTGGGCCACTGAGTCGCTGCAGATCACCAGAATGATTTATCGTCAGCCGCATAAATCCATTGATGCTGGCAGCGATTTGCATCAACAACACATCGCCTTGTGGAATCAGCAAGCCAGCTTGGCGGCTCAGCGTTTGGCTGAGTTACTCAATGCCTTGTATCGAGGCCAGCATGATTAA